DNA sequence from the Amphiprion ocellaris isolate individual 3 ecotype Okinawa chromosome 17, ASM2253959v1, whole genome shotgun sequence genome:
GACTGAAGCCTTAGAACAGTTTGGAGTATGAAGCTGTGATTTTATAATTATCCAAATATAACTTTCATCTTTCTTATAGTGcgtaaaatgtcataaaatcacatttaaaaactgtttttcaccacgtattttgagctgaaagcacaaaaatttatcattttaaacctACTGTTTAAGGTATTTCTCATTCAGGAcatcaaatttttaaataacactATTTTCCTTAATCCAGCCAGATTTCACTTcatattttgccattttctcctgattttacattaaaataagcAGCTTAacttaaaatgccacaatatGAGCACAGTTGCCACCttacatacatatttttaatcTTCTTTACTTTTCTATCGCCTTGTTGGATGCACAAGCACTGATTTCTCCACCCTTACGCACAAAAAGACGCCTTGCGGTTCTAGTTTCGACCCTCatttctctactttttttttttgtttgtttgttttctccgtCCAGTGAAAGAGGAGGGGGACAGGGAGATCTCCAGCAGCAGGGACAGCCCTCAGGTCCGGCTGAAGAAGCCCAGGAAGGCCCGGACGGCCTTCACGGACCACCAGCTGGCGCAGCTGGAGCGCAGCTTCGAGCGGCAGAAGTACCTGAGCGTCCAGGACCGCATGGAGCTGGCGGCCTCCCTCAACCTGACCGACACGCAGGTCAAGACCTGGTACCAGAACCGGAGGTAaggacgctgctgctgctgctgctgcttcttaagaggggaggaggtgggggaggaaggaggggagatAATCTGCTTTCTCACGGCTGGCTCATGACCCGGGGACGccatgtttttgctttcagcATCACCCAAAGGTGCCAAAAGTTCACTTCACATCTGAGTCACTGCAGCTCATCATTAGCATCATTATTATTGAtgattattcagatttttctggattaattcattcattgtttggTCCAATAAAGGTCTGAAAtggatgaaaaaacaacattatagtttaaaaaaaaaaaaaaaaaggttgcaaaTTTGCAAACAAATTCCGTTAACCTTGAGAGAAAAGTGAGgaaataatatttacattatgGCATCTTGGTTTAATTTCACAATTAACTgattgttaaaataataaatttgatttattttagctgCAACCTTAATTTAAGTTAACATGCATAAAGTACATTTACAGGACTAATTTGGtgataatttagttttttttaaaaaattgacatatactattttatttttgatattattaGCTAttgagaaaacactgaaaaattacagttaCACTCATATTTTTCCTTCCACTTGCTGTAATCCTGTTTGTTATAACACACCTGTCAGCTCTGACTGTATTCCTTCATGCACCAAGATTGCTtctactgtttttgtttttgtttgttttttttgggtgGAGTTAGAATCCAGTTAAAGTCCCATGACCCTGCAAATAGCTGGAAAACCAAATGTACAAAACTACTCGCAGCAGACAAACCATCTTAGTGgatgttttctaaaaaatgtgtttattttctctacAAATCTGACTCTCAGACAgctaaatgacataaataaatataaaaacgcAACACTTTGGGAGATGAATAATGCATCGTTGCATGTGTGcatattaataattcaaacaAACTACTATATCTGCTCAATTATCTTTATTATGAATTATTCACCTGCATGGAGTGCACGCTGGTAAATCCAGCAGACATCCTtgggtgtgaatgcaagtggcaggttggagatttttttgggggggggggggatttaaaaatgaaattcgTGATTTGTATTTGGATCCAGAAGGgagatgtttttacatttatagaTCCATATGCTCCACATTGAATCCCTGGTGTGTTTGCAGGACAAAGTGGAAGAGGCAGACCGCGGTAGGGCTGGAGCTGCTGGCCGAGGCTGGGAACTACTCGGCCCTGCAGAGGATGTTCCCGTCCCCGTACTTCTACCCGCAGAGCCTGGTGTCCAACCTGGACCCCGGAGCGGCCCTCTACCTGTACAGAGGCCCCTCGGCGCCCCCGCCGGCGCTGCAGAGGCCGCTGGTGCCGCGGATCCTCCTGCACGGCCTCCAGGGGGGCAGCGAGCCTCCGCCCCCGCCTCCTCTGCCCCCCATGTCCGGCGTGCTTCCCCGGCCAGCTCAGCAGCGGTGAGCCGCCCCCCCCCACCCTGTAGAtagttttgttgggtttttttgtacgCCGATCCTGGCAGCTTTGGGACTCGTTACAATAAATAAGacagaaacagattaaaaaaacgaggaagaagaagaaggaaaaataaactGTGCGGCCTTTGTTTGAAAAAGTGGCCGCTTTAGGACGAACCTGCAGCGGACGGAGCTCTGAGACTGAGTGggagattttttattttctttttttgtcttggagCTGTATTTataacttatttatttttcaccatGAATCAAAGCATCTAAGTTAGGTATTTATTTGAACcaagtttcagtgttttttccccGACTCCAAATGTTGGTGGCACTTTGACctgcagttattattattattattattattattattattattattgttgttgttattattatttttattatgagcAAATGCGCCATGTATTTGGAGCATATTTGAAGACCCAAAGGAAAAAcgagttatttttatttaattttatttgcccttttttttgatttgtttttcttttacacgTAAAGATGATCAACAGACATAAACTTGTAAATaagaatattttgcattttaacttAAAgagactgattttaaaaaaaaacagttttttgtttttttttcccgttTGTTTGTGCGTCTTTTTCAGGACCACGGTGATCCAGTTTTAACATAATAGGCTAGATTAGCCATCAGAAACTTATACAGGCGAGTGAGTCAGTcagaataataatattaattaaaaaaataagaaaatgcatttaaaaaaaacacatagttATTGTCTGAGAAGGGATGGACAAACCTGCCTGGACCCACAACGAGAGCTACAGAAAATCTATATAAagtcctttttttcttgttcttagtTGAAGTTTTAGCTGAGTAAAATTGTCAAGTAATTtatataaaaacagtttta
Encoded proteins:
- the barhl1b gene encoding barH-like homeobox 1b encodes the protein MEASANGSSFGIDSLLSHRPGSPVSKGDSLVGECRSPLEFSPRSDVESGCSSPPSPRRECVDEVAQRQGHGVGLPPHLQHAQISAGSQQRTVTSSFLIRDILADCKPLAACAPYSSNGQPTQEAGRLASKIADDFMEKIHSNSSSDSEYKVKEEGDREISSSRDSPQVRLKKPRKARTAFTDHQLAQLERSFERQKYLSVQDRMELAASLNLTDTQVKTWYQNRRTKWKRQTAVGLELLAEAGNYSALQRMFPSPYFYPQSLVSNLDPGAALYLYRGPSAPPPALQRPLVPRILLHGLQGGSEPPPPPPLPPMSGVLPRPAQQR